Proteins encoded in a region of the Dendropsophus ebraccatus isolate aDenEbr1 chromosome 11, aDenEbr1.pat, whole genome shotgun sequence genome:
- the LOC138768043 gene encoding uncharacterized protein, with product MYITSLSTAGSSQIHRLPERELGISFPVPPCLLPTPRYLPVFCPLPVSFLSSALSLVPSCLLPVPRYLPVFYPLHGILLSSARSPVPSCLLPIPQYLTVFCQLPGTFLFSARSLVPSCLLLFPWYLPVFCLPPVSSCLLPALRYLPVFCLLPAAFLSSANSPVPYCLLPVPWCLPVFCPLPGIFLSSARPLVPSCLLPVPRYLPVFCPLSGALLSSACSPIPSCLLPVPRYLPVFCPFPGTFLSSAHSLVPYCLLPAPRYLPVFCLFPVTFLSSAHSPVPSCLLPVPRYLPVFCPFPATFLSSARSHRCLFVFCPLPGTSLSSAHSLVPACLLPAPRYLPVFCPLPDAFLSSARSPVPPCLLPTPWYFPVFCPLPGTSLYSAHSLLPSCLLPAPRYLPVFCPLPVAFLSSARSPIPPCLLPTPCCLPVFCPLPGTSLSSAHSLVPSCLLPDPAASVSTAEPASEVTDHSANLWPWPALHHRQLQMEMQRQLL from the exons ATGTATATAACCTCTCTATCCACTGCAGGGAGCAGTCAGATACACAGGCTGCCAGAAAGGGAGTTAgggat ttcctTCCCAGTGCCTCCCTgtcttctgcccactccccggtaccttcctgtcttctgcccgctccccgttagcttcctgtcttctgcccttTCCCtggtaccttcctgtcttctgcccgttCCCCGCTACCTTCCTGTCTTCTACCCCCTTCATGGTAtcctcctgtcttctgcccgttccccggtaccttcctgtcttctgcccatTCCCCAGTACCTTACTGTCTTCTGCCAGTTGCCCGGTACCTTCCTGTTTTCTGCCCGTTCCCtggtaccttcctgtcttctgctctTTCCCtggtaccttcctgtcttctgcctgcccccggtatcttcctgtcttctgcccgctctccggtaccttcctgtcttctgcctgctgcccgctgccttcctatcTTCTGCCAACTCCCCGGTACCTTATTGTCTTCTGCCTGTTCCCTGGtgccttcctgtcttctgcccgctccccggtatcttcctgtcttctgcccgccccctggtaccttcctgtcttctgcccgttccccggtaccttcctgtcttctgcccactCTCTGGTGCCTTActgtcttctgcctgctccccgataccttcctgtcttctgcccgttCCCCGttaccttcctgtcttctgcccattccccggtaccttcctgtcttctgcccactCTCTGGTGCCTTACTGTCTTCTGCCTGCTCCACGataccttcctgtcttctgcctgttCCCCGttaccttcctgtcttctgcccattccccggtaccttcctgtcttcttcccgttccccggtaccttcctgtcttctgcccgttCCCCGctaccttcctgtcttctgcccgttCCCA CCGGTGCCTTTTTGTCTTCTGTCCGCTCCCCGGTACCTCCCTGtcttctgcccactccctggtgcctgcctgtcttctgcccgctccccggtacctccctgtcttctgcccactccctgatgccttcctgtcttctgcccgctccccggtacctccctgtcttctgcccactccctggtactttcctgtcttctgcccgctccccggtacctCCCTGTATTCTGCCCACTCCCTGTtgccttcctgtcttctgcccgctccccggtacctCCCTGTATTCTGCCCACTCCCTGTtgccttcctgtcttctgcccgctccccgataCCTCCCTGTCTTCTGCCCACTCCCTGTtgccttcctgtcttctgcccgctccccggtacctccctgtcttctgcccactccctggtGCCTTCCTGTCTTTTGCCCGATCCTGCAGCATCCGTGAGTACTGCAGAGCcagcctctgaagtgacagaccactcagccaatctctggccgtgGCCGGCTCTGCACCACCGGCAGCTGCAGATGGAAATGCAGAGACAACTGCTTTAA